In the Streptomyces sp. NBC_00525 genome, one interval contains:
- a CDS encoding helix-turn-helix domain-containing protein, with the protein MTDLDQLTQSLARNLKRWRGERGFTLDTLAARAGVSRGMIIQIEQARTNPSVGTTVKLADALGVSITTLLDHEQGSHVRLVPADQAVRLWSTEAGSSTTLLVGTEARGPLELWSWRLMPGEGSRSDPHPEGTVELLHVTTGTLTLVVDDTPYAVPAGTSATFAAHHPHAYRNDGEDIVELAMAVSIPPVG; encoded by the coding sequence GTGACCGATCTCGATCAGCTGACCCAGTCCCTCGCGCGCAACCTCAAGCGCTGGCGCGGTGAGCGCGGCTTCACCCTGGACACGCTGGCCGCCCGCGCCGGAGTCAGCCGGGGCATGATCATCCAGATCGAGCAGGCCCGCACCAACCCGAGCGTCGGCACCACGGTCAAGCTCGCCGACGCGCTCGGCGTCAGCATCACCACCCTGCTCGACCACGAACAGGGCTCCCACGTCCGCCTGGTCCCCGCCGACCAGGCCGTGCGCCTCTGGTCCACCGAGGCCGGCAGCAGCACCACCCTGCTGGTCGGCACGGAGGCGCGCGGCCCCCTCGAACTCTGGTCCTGGCGGCTGATGCCCGGAGAGGGCAGCCGCTCCGACCCGCACCCCGAGGGCACCGTCGAACTCCTCCACGTCACCACCGGCACCCTCACCCTGGTCGTCGACGACACCCCGTACGCCGTGCCCGCCGGCACCTCCGCCACCTTCGCGGCACACCACCCGCACGCCTACCGCAACGACGGCGAGGACATCGTCGAACTCGCCATGGCCGTCAGCATCCCGCCCGTCGGATGA